The Colletotrichum destructivum chromosome 7, complete sequence genome contains the following window.
CTTCCGGAAACCAAGGGACGCGAGCTTGAGAACATGGACGCACTCTTTGGTGCCGTCGATAAGCCAAGGACTAACGGCGAAGGTGAGAGCTGACCTCTGTGGGAAAGACATTGGTTGCTAACTTGAACTAGACGCCTCTGCACATCTCCTGCGGGACGACGCTCCCTACAGGGATTCCGAGGATTCGGCACCTGATACGACGAGAGATGAGGACCGTGAGCTAAGTCTCGTCCAGTAAAATTCTCTGGTCTCTCTCAAGTATCGAAACGATTTGCTTTGAAGAGGGAAGAATGGGGTGCTCCATGGTTTGGACACCCTGGCACTGGTTGCTCTGGGGGTTATTGTAATTGGCATATTAGCCTACAACGCCTGCGGAACGTGGGAATCATTCGCTGAGTGATGCACTTTCCGCAAGCTAGGCATCTAGCCTGTTCATCTTTGATACAAGTTAGAGGACCGCGTGGTTGCGAACAGTTCAATCTGGTACTGGTTGGGACCGTTGGGTCGATAGACTTAGCTTTGGCCAGAATCTTCGGGTGGCCGCCCTACGCATAATTGAATTATGGCGTTGAGGTCTCTGATGAGGAAATCACAAAGGCATTTGTTGCGACAGCTTGAGCTTCACCCAGGTACGCGTAGATGGTGCTGTTATGATAAGATGAGGGTTGGTATGTATAGTAACCTAAACGCCACTAAAAATCTTGAGGTGCACCGTATTGAAACAAATTCTTGATGAGTTCGAGTTCAATTGCCTTCTTTATCCCGAATCTCTAGTACTTCCTCCTGAAGTTGGAGACGAGTGATGACGCAAGGTGCCAAGTCAGCGGCGCCATTTTCCCATCGCAGGGAAGATCGACATCGATCTGCAGACTGCGTATCGGTCGTGTTTCTCGTATTCCTCGTCTAAAACCAACCTCACTAGTTATTGTTGAACATCGAGATCTCCAGAACGACTTCGACTGTTGATGTATTATGCCAACGAATATGCGTTCATGGGATCTTGAGGTCGATGAATCTCCACGAAGTATAAGATTGTTCCCATCCCCATTTCTAAACCGCTCTCTGAACTCCATAGTTTCATGTTCTACTTTAAGCTTCCCTAGAATCTTCAACAACATGTATCTCTTTCTGCTTCTTCAGGCGTTCGTTCGCTTTGCACATGGGGGCCTCGACTGCCGACCTGAGGGTCCGGCGGTACCGCGTCCGCTCAACCTGGCCAACTCCAACACTTTCCAACTCGCCCTGTCGTCGTTCGAAGAGCAACTAGAACAGGCCTTGTCGGCTAAGACAAATGCAGGCTGGGTTGTCGAAAACACATCCTTCTCCCTGGCCGTTGTGTCCACTGACCAAGGTCCTCCTTCAATACCTCTGTGGGAGTTTCACCACCTAGCCAGCAACAGCGTCGATGGGACGAAAGACGTCAATGGGAATTCCCAGTACCTTATTGGTTCAGTCTCCAAGGTCTTTTCGACACTTGTGCTGCTCAAGAGCGGCCTAAATCTTGATAGTCCCATCACTGACTACATCCCGGAACTCAATGACACGTCCTCGTCCATTCCGTGGGCTAATGTGTCACTTCGCGCATTGGGCTCGCATCTTTCGGGCGCTCCGTCTAATTGTCTGTTTCCCAACCTAGTTTAAGAATATCGCCTTCAGACGATTATGTGTTGTGGCCAAGAAGCGAGCTAATATTCTTCATAGACGGATTCTCTGAGTACTACTATCTCAAGGAGTACTTTGAGTCACTTGGCTTTCCCACTATCAACGAAAGCGCATTTGGCCCCTGTGGTGTGACTGGGTTGAACGAAGCTTGCACTAAAGCCCAGCTCCTCGAAGGCATGCTCCGTTCGTACCCGACTGCTGCGGTTATGGAACGTCCTGCCTACTCGAATGTTGCTTTCACCATCTTTATCATGGCTGTAGAGCAAGCAACAGGAATGAGCTATTCGGAACTTCTAAAAACTCTAGTTTCCGGACCCCTAAGACTCACAAACACTCACGTCAGCCCTGGAGTATCGTCCAGAGCGGTGATCCCTCCGGTGGACAACGGCTGGGGCAGCGACTATGGTATCAATGCGCCGTGAGTTCCCCATACGTTTGAAAAGTCTCTCTTATTGACAACCATGCAGGGGTGGTGGTCTCGTTTCGTCGTTATCGGATCTCTCGGCTCTAGCCCATGGTATTCTTTCTAGGAAGGTTCTCTCGCCGGCCAAGACGCGAGAATGGCTCAAACCACACGCTTTCGCCGGGTCCCCTCACTCATTCGTAGGGCTTCCCTGGGAGATCTTTCGACCTCCAAATCTCGTCCCCGAAAATCCTCATCCCGTGGCCATATATGCCAAGTCTGGTGGCGCGTACGGGTATCGCAGTCAACtggccatcctcgacgagtACGGCGTTGCCGTAGTTATTCTCACTGCAGGTGATATGGCTGCGGTCCCACACATCTATGACGCCATGCTTGCTACGACTGTACCAGCCGTCGATGCTGTTGCGAGAGAGCAAGCAGGCGATCTCAGCGGTACTTTCGTCAACAGCCCCTCACACAGCTGCATCAATGCAACAATCACCCAAGACAACAATTCACTCATTCTCTCGTCGTTGGCCCACAATCAGTCTGACATTCTATCTGCACTGACCGAGATTTGGGCGGTGACAGTCGGCTCTCAACTAACCCCCATCGAATCCACATTCAGAATCTTCCCAACCGATGACATTTCCACATCCATAGTGGATGGGAGAAACGTGACGAGAGAGGCATGGCGAATCTGGTTCGAACCGAGGTACAGTACCGGCTCCGATCTTCCGGGCAGCGGAGTTGGTTCGCAGGACTGCATGTCATGGACCCTCAATGACTGGATCTACTATGGTTCCGAACCTGTGGATCGATTTGTGTTTGTACGAGATGCAGAAACAAAGGAAGTGGTGGGTCTCGAATTTCCTTTCCTACGATCTGACCTCTTGGGTAGAGTCGGGAATAGGGATCCTGTTGATTCAATCGGGTGTCCTTGAAGAATACAATTGGCTGCGTCCAGTCAAACAATGTCAACACTACTATCACAAAGAGTGCGGAATTTCACATGCCATATAACTTATTCAACTACAACTGCAATTCGTGTTACTATCGCCAGGTTGGTCGCTCAGTTGCAAGTAACCGCAACAGTAGAGAGCAAAACAACAGCTTTGTTGTGCCCTGAACAAGGCAGTGGAAGCAAGACTCAAGACTTGACGAGCATGAACAGTTCCCCTTCAGCAGTGTTGTCACTGGCGACGAACAACCTTGAGAAGGAGCGGTCCCAGGTGATGCCAGAAGGGCGAAAGCAAGTCGAGCCTGTACAGCTACCAACATTGGTGCTCCAAAAGATATCTGTGTAACCGGTTTTGGAGTTCGCCGCCGCAACGGGGTCGTAGTTTCCATTTGGGAGTCTGGTAAACGGAATCGATGAGACCTTGAAGCCCGTTGCAGGTGACCTGTTCCAAGATCCGTGTAGTGTCATGTAGAGATTCTGGAAAGTCTTGTCAAAAGCGGCGCCGATGGGGGCGCTGTGAGCTTGGATCGAGAGTCTTGGAGCAACAGACCGCTGAGTGCAAGTGTCGTCGTTGAAGGTACTGTTGGGAGCGACGACGAATTGCTGGCCGACGGTAAAGCTCTTGTCGGTGATGACGGAAGGTTCCCAAACGGAGAAGCAAGTCGGGTAACCATACCACTGCTCGTTTGGCTTGGAAGGGTCGCCAACTAATTCATGGTCAGTTCATGTGTGAAATTCAAAGCGTATTGAAACGATGTGACCTACGCAAGTTGAGTTCCTCAGCAGGGTTGTCGTTATGGATGTCGTAGCTCTGACCGTTGACTGTGCGGGTGAAGTCGTCGCCGCTGTTTTCTACGCCCCAGATGCTACTCAACTGAAGATTAGCTCCGATAAGCAGGAGGTTTTCTTTCCAACATACGCATTGTTTCCGTCGGCCGCAAGAGCAACTTCGTTACGCAGACCGTAACCCAGAAGCCATCCTTGAGAGGCATAGGCATAACCACCAGAAGGGACGCTGCGCATGTCGAAGACCTTGACCACGGCGCGGGCCACAGCCTTGTTGAGGGACTCGTAGTCAAAGTTGTTATACGACCCCTGCTGTATGACGAGGAGAtgcggcgtcgccggcgggaTAAGCAGGGCGCGTGTCGGGTGACCTCCCTGTTGCATGTTCTTGACCACAACGGTCTGCCCACCAACTGTCTGTGCCTTTGCGTCGTAAACGTATGACCATGCTGTAGTCATGGAACTGACATACAGCGTCTTACCATCTGGCGTGAAGCCGATTCCATGGTTAAGCGAGGGATTGCTGATCAGCGTCTTTGATGACAAAACACAGCCATCGGACCCAAAGGTGTGAATCGTGACACCTTTGCCGGACTGTACGACGAGCAAGTTGCCTTCTGAGTCGACCGCTACACCTCGAGGGCCGGTGAGAGACCCCGCCAACTTGACGGCTCTCCAGCCACTGGCAGTTTGATATCCGAATCTGAAGGGGTTTACGCCCGAGCACGAACTAGGGATGGGCAGCACGGGAACACTGGACGCGGCGGCAGACGAGGTTGGGGTCGCCGTGGGACGCGAAGTTGAGGCCGTAGTAGTGGTGCTGCCAGCGGGAGGGAAGCCTGTACTGGTGACGGTGGTCTGTAAAGTGGTGGTGCTACGGAATGTCGATGTTGAGAAGGTCGTCAACAACGTGGTCTGCGTCACTGTGCTAAATGGAGGGCCGTTTCCGGCATCACCGCCAGCCCAGAGTTCAAATTCGGGAGCTTGTGCGGGCTCGAAGTTGTGCATCCAGTGTCCCACACGCTCGTGAATGCCGAAGGTGGTGTCATTGGCCGCggggtcgtcgacgggcacGCCCGAGTAAGCGAAGGCCAGGTAGTTCTCTCCGTTGGGGTCCAGGGATGTCGGGTCGTTGCCGAATGGCGCCCAGTATGTGCATCCCTTGCACAGAGCCGTGACCGAGAAGTGAGTGGTGttgacgacggtgccggGGAGAACGGTGTACTCGGCGTCCTCATAAGGCGGAGGGGTAAAGTAGCCGCTGATTACGGTCAACCCTGAAATGTTGAGATCTTGAACCAAGGTACCACTTACAAGGCTATCCGGGATGAGACAACCACATCGTCGCCGTTTACCCACACAATAGTCAGGGGATTGTATGTCATAGAGCCTCCCCAGGCCAATCCAGCCCAGC
Protein-coding sequences here:
- a CDS encoding Putative beta-lactamase/transpeptidase; protein product: MYLFLLLQAFVRFAHGGLDCRPEGPAVPRPLNLANSNTFQLALSSFEEQLEQALSAKTNAGWVVENTSFSLAVVSTDQGPPSIPLWEFHHLASNSVDGTKDVNGNSQYLIGSVSKVFSTLVLLKSGLNLDSPITDYIPELNDTSSSIPWANVSLRALGSHLSGAPSNYGFSEYYYLKEYFESLGFPTINESAFGPCGVTGLNEACTKAQLLEGMLRSYPTAAVMERPAYSNVAFTIFIMAVEQATGMSYSELLKTLVSGPLRLTNTHVSPGVSSRAVIPPVDNGWGSDYGINAPGGGLVSSLSDLSALAHGILSRKVLSPAKTREWLKPHAFAGSPHSFVGLPWEIFRPPNLVPENPHPVAIYAKSGGAYGYRSQLAILDEYGVAVVILTAGDMAAVPHIYDAMLATTVPAVDAVAREQAGDLSGTFVNSPSHSCINATITQDNNSLILSSLAHNQSDILSALTEIWAVTVGSQLTPIESTFRIFPTDDISTSIVDGRNVTREAWRIWFEPRYSTGSDLPGSGVGSQDCMSWTLNDWIYYGSEPVDRFVFVRDAETKEVVGLEFPFLRSDLLGRVGNRDPVDSIGCP
- a CDS encoding Putative soluble quinoprotein glucose/sorbosone dehydrogenase codes for the protein MRWPTATLSAVTLTSFATAQGQSSYCDSLGRCFASYTNDGGITYGIAIPNGATPGQPYDAILQVTAPVEVGWAGLAWGGSMTYNPLTIVWVNGDDVVVSSRIAFGYFTPPPYEDAEYTVLPGTVVNTTHFSVTALCKGCTYWAPFGNDPTSLDPNGENYLAFAYSGVPVDDPAANDTTFGIHERVGHWMHNFEPAQAPEFELWAGGDAGNGPPFSTVTQTTLLTTFSTSTFRSTTTLQTTVTSTGFPPAGSTTTTASTSRPTATPTSSAAASSVPVLPIPSSCSGVNPFRFGYQTASGWRAVKLAGSLTGPRGVAVDSEGNLLVVQSGKGVTIHTFGSDGCVLSSKTLISNPSLNHGIGFTPDGKTLYVSSMTTAWSYVYDAKAQTVGGQTVVVKNMQQGGHPTRALLIPPATPHLLVIQQGSYNNFDYESLNKAVARAVVKVFDMRSVPSGGYAYASQGWLLGYGLRNEVALAADGNNAIWGVENSGDDFTRTVNGQSYDIHNDNPAEELNLLGDPSKPNEQWYGYPTCFSVWEPSVITDKSFTVGQQFVVAPNSTFNDDTCTQRSVAPRLSIQAHSAPIGAAFDKTFQNLYMTLHGSWNRSPATGFKVSSIPFTRLPNGNYDPVAAANSKTGYTDIFWSTNVGSCTGSTCFRPSGITWDRSFSRLFVASDNTAEGELFMLVKS